From the Candidatus Hydrogenedentota bacterium genome, one window contains:
- a CDS encoding prepilin-type N-terminal cleavage/methylation domain-containing protein, whose translation MSHSAEKNPLHELESGVWGTARPAPKPRNPSASGRAGFTLLEVLVALAILATGILGAMQLFPASLRQTRAAAERTAAANLANSEMTRLRSLDI comes from the coding sequence ATGAGCCACTCAGCCGAGAAAAATCCGCTCCATGAACTCGAGAGCGGGGTTTGGGGAACGGCTAGGCCTGCCCCGAAACCCCGAAATCCTTCCGCCTCCGGCCGTGCCGGTTTCACCCTGCTCGAAGTGCTGGTCGCGCTGGCGATTCTGGCGACGGGGATCCTCGGCGCCATGCAGTTGTTTCCCGCGTCGCTGCGTCAAACCCGCGCCGCCGCCGAGCGCACCGCCGCCGCCAACCTGGCCAACTCGGAAATGACCCGGCTGCGTTCGCTCGATATTCA